In Dyadobacter sp. NIV53, a single window of DNA contains:
- a CDS encoding TonB-dependent receptor: protein MNHSFTKNRLLPTLLLMLFSALAFAQTQIGGKITEASTNEPLIGVSVQVKGKVIGTITDAKGSFSLTTTSAPPFTIVISSVGFETQEINVSGGQTNFDVKLAEQAVLGRELIVSASRVEESVMRSPVSIEKIDIRTIRETPQVSFYDALQNLKGVEMSTQSLTFRSVSTRGFGANGNTRVVQLIDGMDNQAPGLNFSVGNVVGMSELDVESVELLPGAASALYGPNAINGIILMNSKSPFTYQGLSAAVKTGIMSADNRTKTNTPFYDVAVRYAKAFNDKLAFKVNASYLTAKDWQATDYRDQSLKNGTNLTNNTNNVLKNPMYDGINRVGDADVGADFGAGVYAQLYGNGMPGTGANGTSPVIGAIFTTPVANGMTLPQLLGGANPANQIAVAQNIFNQIIPKSYYIGAPGYQENQLTNYPAKSLKLNASLHYRINDNVEAILQANWGRGSAVYTGADRYSIENFTIGQYKAEIRGSNFFVRAYTTRENSGDAYALGVLGSLMGKNYLTAVQGTLPTVLPGYITTALTNYAGALLQSFQTGLQGGQSQQAALGAAYTAANAFASANNTAWFGAAVAPGITASNNAFLPGGSQFQSSVDALKKVPIPNGAKFLDKTNLYHAEFMYNFNKVLDPKVLELVVGSSYRIYDLNSGGTLFETQDGTPEGKEFNIKEYGGYAQASKIFADVFKLTASVRYDKNENFKGQFSPRISGVLTVAKDHNFRASFQRGFRIPTTQNQYINLLTPTVRLVGGLPLFKDKYNMVSNPVYSQPDVLSGNFTPYKFKEWQPERVETYEIGYKGAVANKLYIDAFYYYNRFLTFDGVAIVLQKKDVNGPMTDLGDPSKRNVYSFPVNAGQIVKNSGWGVGLDYVLGKGYTLNGNVTQNILNNGDKLRRNDPTFVSFFNSPKYRFNLGFSNRDINHSGYGFGITFRHQTSMIWYATVASVAANLADVTKIPAYSTLDAQISKKIAPIKSIIKIGGTNLTGKLYTTGWANPSVGAMYYVSITFDQLLN from the coding sequence ATGAACCATTCTTTTACTAAAAATAGACTACTTCCCACCTTGTTGCTTATGCTTTTCAGTGCATTGGCATTTGCACAAACCCAGATAGGCGGGAAAATTACGGAAGCTTCTACAAATGAACCTCTTATAGGTGTCAGTGTTCAGGTTAAAGGAAAAGTGATCGGAACAATTACTGATGCAAAAGGAAGTTTTAGCCTGACAACGACTTCGGCACCTCCGTTTACAATCGTAATTTCTTCGGTAGGTTTTGAGACACAGGAAATTAACGTGAGTGGCGGGCAAACAAATTTTGATGTAAAACTGGCTGAGCAGGCTGTTTTGGGCCGTGAACTAATAGTCTCAGCCTCCCGGGTGGAAGAAAGTGTAATGCGTTCTCCGGTTTCTATTGAGAAAATTGATATCCGTACCATTCGTGAAACTCCGCAGGTTTCGTTTTATGACGCACTTCAGAATCTAAAAGGTGTCGAAATGAGCACACAATCGCTCACGTTCAGATCTGTAAGTACGCGTGGCTTTGGTGCAAACGGAAATACGCGTGTTGTTCAACTGATTGATGGTATGGATAACCAGGCACCCGGACTTAATTTTTCGGTAGGAAATGTTGTCGGAATGTCCGAACTGGATGTTGAAAGCGTAGAACTTTTGCCAGGAGCAGCATCAGCTCTCTATGGCCCGAATGCGATCAACGGTATTATCCTGATGAACAGCAAGTCACCTTTTACGTATCAAGGATTAAGCGCGGCTGTAAAGACGGGTATTATGAGCGCTGATAACCGTACTAAAACAAATACTCCGTTTTATGACGTCGCAGTTCGATATGCCAAAGCATTCAATGATAAGCTGGCTTTTAAAGTGAATGCTTCTTATCTAACCGCAAAAGATTGGCAGGCAACCGATTATCGCGATCAAAGTTTAAAAAACGGAACAAATCTAACTAACAACACTAATAACGTTCTGAAAAACCCAATGTATGATGGTATCAACCGCGTTGGTGATGCTGATGTTGGCGCTGATTTCGGTGCCGGCGTATATGCTCAGTTATACGGAAACGGTATGCCCGGTACGGGAGCGAACGGGACTTCTCCAGTCATTGGGGCCATATTCACAACACCTGTTGCTAACGGAATGACCCTGCCGCAATTATTGGGTGGCGCCAATCCTGCAAACCAGATTGCAGTTGCACAAAACATATTTAACCAGATTATTCCCAAATCGTATTACATCGGAGCACCAGGATATCAGGAAAATCAGCTGACTAATTATCCCGCGAAAAGCTTAAAATTAAACGCATCGCTTCATTACAGGATTAATGACAACGTAGAAGCTATTCTTCAGGCCAACTGGGGCCGCGGATCCGCCGTTTACACAGGAGCAGACCGTTACAGCATTGAAAATTTTACTATAGGACAATACAAAGCAGAAATCAGAGGAAGTAATTTCTTTGTCAGAGCCTATACAACGAGAGAAAATTCCGGTGATGCCTACGCTCTGGGCGTTTTAGGAAGCCTCATGGGGAAAAATTATCTGACTGCTGTACAAGGAACATTGCCAACTGTTCTTCCTGGATATATAACCACGGCGTTAACAAATTATGCAGGTGCACTTCTGCAGTCTTTCCAGACTGGCTTGCAGGGAGGTCAATCTCAACAGGCGGCATTAGGGGCGGCCTACACAGCTGCTAACGCATTTGCGTCAGCCAATAACACTGCCTGGTTTGGCGCCGCAGTTGCTCCCGGAATTACTGCTTCAAATAACGCTTTTTTACCAGGAGGATCGCAGTTTCAGTCTTCGGTTGATGCTTTGAAAAAAGTCCCAATTCCAAATGGGGCAAAATTCCTGGACAAAACGAACTTGTACCATGCCGAATTCATGTACAACTTTAATAAGGTTCTGGACCCGAAAGTATTGGAATTGGTGGTAGGATCGAGTTATCGTATTTATGACCTGAACTCGGGAGGAACATTGTTCGAAACACAAGACGGAACACCGGAAGGTAAAGAATTCAATATCAAGGAATACGGCGGATACGCACAAGCATCTAAAATCTTTGCAGACGTTTTTAAACTAACTGCTTCAGTACGTTACGATAAAAATGAAAACTTTAAAGGGCAGTTCAGTCCACGTATTTCCGGGGTTTTGACAGTAGCAAAAGATCACAATTTCCGGGCTTCATTCCAACGCGGATTTAGAATACCAACTACACAAAACCAGTATATTAACTTGCTAACGCCTACGGTCCGTCTGGTTGGTGGTTTGCCTTTATTCAAGGATAAATACAATATGGTCAGCAATCCGGTTTATTCTCAACCTGACGTACTTAGCGGAAATTTTACTCCGTATAAGTTTAAAGAATGGCAACCGGAGCGTGTAGAAACGTATGAGATAGGTTACAAAGGTGCTGTTGCTAATAAACTGTATATTGACGCATTTTATTATTACAACCGGTTCCTGACCTTTGACGGAGTTGCGATTGTACTTCAGAAAAAAGACGTGAATGGTCCGATGACAGATTTGGGAGATCCTTCAAAAAGGAATGTATATAGCTTTCCTGTTAATGCAGGACAAATTGTAAAAAATTCAGGATGGGGTGTTGGCCTGGACTACGTTCTTGGAAAGGGTTATACTCTTAATGGAAATGTAACCCAAAACATTTTAAATAACGGCGACAAACTGAGAAGGAACGATCCTACTTTTGTATCCTTTTTTAACTCTCCCAAGTACCGGTTTAATCTTGGTTTTTCAAACAGGGACATTAATCACAGCGGATATGGTTTTGGCATAACTTTCCGTCACCAGACAAGTATGATTTGGTATGCAACCGTAGCGAGTGTGGCAGCAAATCTGGCTGATGTAACTAAAATCCCAGCCTATTCCACATTGGATGCACAAATCAGTAAGAAAATTGCTCCTATCAAATCCATTATCAAAATTGGTGGTACAAACCTTACTGGTAAACTATATACAACCGGCTGGGCAAACCCTTCTGTTGGAGCCATGTATTATGTATCAATAACTTTTGATCAGTTGTTGAATTGA
- the nadC gene encoding carboxylating nicotinate-nucleotide diphosphorylase: METDPHQLRDLIRLALLEDIGDGDHSSLSSVPAEATKRAKLLVKQDGILAGVEVALIIFKETAELYNDPALEIEVLLKDGMPVKRGDIVLTVKGSARLILKAERLVLNTMQRMSGIATYANQMAELIKDLPVKLLDTRKTTPNFRVFEKMAVKIGGGSNHRMGLYDMIMLKDNHVDYAGGIESAITGARKYLQETGKNLKIEIETRNLAEVDEVLRVGQVDIIMLDNFSLEDMRKAVEKIGGRFETEASGNITEKTLREVAETGVDGISSGALTHQARSLDLSLKAF; encoded by the coding sequence ATGGAAACTGACCCACATCAACTTCGCGATTTAATAAGGCTTGCATTACTGGAAGATATTGGCGACGGAGATCATTCATCGTTATCAAGTGTGCCTGCTGAGGCTACAAAAAGGGCAAAATTGCTTGTAAAACAAGATGGTATTCTGGCTGGAGTTGAAGTTGCTTTGATCATATTTAAGGAAACAGCTGAATTATACAATGATCCTGCACTTGAAATTGAGGTGTTACTTAAAGACGGAATGCCAGTCAAAAGAGGCGATATCGTGCTGACAGTAAAAGGAAGTGCAAGATTGATCCTGAAAGCCGAAAGACTGGTACTCAACACCATGCAGCGTATGAGCGGTATTGCGACTTATGCCAACCAGATGGCGGAATTAATAAAGGATTTACCTGTAAAATTACTTGACACCCGTAAAACAACCCCGAACTTCCGCGTGTTTGAAAAAATGGCGGTAAAAATAGGGGGAGGCTCCAATCATCGGATGGGACTTTACGATATGATCATGCTGAAAGATAATCATGTCGATTACGCAGGAGGCATTGAATCAGCTATTACCGGAGCAAGAAAATATTTACAAGAAACCGGCAAAAATTTAAAAATAGAAATAGAAACACGCAATCTGGCCGAGGTAGACGAGGTTTTGCGCGTGGGACAGGTTGATATTATTATGCTTGATAACTTTTCGCTGGAAGATATGCGGAAAGCAGTTGAAAAAATTGGCGGACGTTTTGAAACGGAAGCTTCCGGAAATATTACTGAAAAAACTTTACGGGAAGTAGCTGAAACAGGCGTCGATGGCATATCGAGCGGCGCATTAACACACCAGGCACGAAGCCTGGATTTAAGTTTAAAAGCTTTTTAA
- a CDS encoding capsule assembly Wzi family protein, with protein MNQRFTEFFRFSFIILISVSYVQAQSSFIPLNDDYYHLIDRLEIKRGKFTEGFHSTVKPFERKAVVALTDSILKEGTMQLTDRDWETIDYIREDSWEWTKNMIATDSVRYNKLGRLRWFKSPPPGKKRKFWEHPADLYSIHNKDLDLHFNFVTNNFFGKDNNTSSSLWFTGRGVEIRGMINEKLGFYTFVSDNQGLFPKFVRDFAPQYTFPGEGLAKVSPSNSSVDFLTARGYITFRPLKSINVKFGHDHNVFGSGYRSLILSDNSSPYLFLRLDTQLGRFKYTNLWTSMLNNDGRSWKDGLRGKKFAAIHHLSVNITDKLNFGVFEAEVFNRDSVGGGYDLNYLNPIIFYRYVESYIGSQDNALLGTDFRWLVGKKGSIYGQFVLDEFLTKYLFNGSKSWTNKYSLQLGGKYVDAFGIPNLDLQAEYNLVRPYTYSHKDGGRNYAHYGQSLAHPLGANFKELIGILRYKATSRLSAYGTLMLAKQGKDPDASTNYGGDILKGYETRIGAADQTFQHRIGDGILANTVFTDLRLTYSLAHNLFLDGRYLIRNVNSPSPQFAQKTNVFSFAIRYNVAYRQQTF; from the coding sequence ATGAATCAACGATTTACAGAATTTTTTAGATTTTCGTTTATTATTCTGATATCCGTATCATATGTGCAGGCGCAAAGTTCTTTTATTCCCCTGAATGATGATTACTATCACCTGATAGACCGGCTGGAAATAAAGCGGGGTAAATTTACCGAGGGCTTTCATTCCACTGTAAAACCATTCGAAAGGAAAGCTGTCGTCGCTCTTACAGACTCTATTTTGAAAGAAGGTACGATGCAACTTACTGACCGCGATTGGGAAACGATAGATTACATACGCGAAGACAGTTGGGAGTGGACAAAAAATATGATTGCCACAGATTCGGTACGATATAACAAGCTTGGCAGATTAAGATGGTTTAAGTCGCCTCCGCCCGGAAAAAAAAGGAAGTTCTGGGAACATCCGGCGGATCTGTACAGCATTCATAACAAGGATTTAGATCTTCACTTCAATTTCGTCACCAATAATTTCTTCGGAAAGGATAACAATACCAGTTCCTCGTTATGGTTTACAGGCCGCGGTGTGGAAATTCGCGGGATGATTAATGAAAAATTGGGTTTTTACACATTTGTTTCTGATAATCAGGGATTATTTCCAAAGTTCGTTCGTGATTTTGCTCCTCAATATACATTTCCAGGAGAAGGTTTAGCAAAAGTAAGTCCAAGTAATAGCAGCGTAGATTTTTTGACGGCTCGTGGTTATATCACATTTCGCCCGTTAAAAAGTATCAATGTCAAATTTGGCCACGATCACAATGTATTTGGCAGTGGTTACCGTTCACTCATATTATCGGATAATAGTAGTCCGTATCTTTTTTTAAGGCTGGACACACAATTAGGACGATTTAAGTATACCAATTTGTGGACCAGTATGCTTAACAACGATGGCCGTTCATGGAAGGATGGCTTGAGAGGCAAAAAATTTGCAGCTATTCATCATCTTAGTGTAAACATTACTGATAAACTTAATTTTGGTGTATTTGAAGCCGAAGTATTCAACCGTGATTCTGTTGGCGGTGGTTATGACCTGAACTATCTCAATCCGATTATATTCTACCGTTATGTTGAATCCTACATTGGAAGCCAGGATAATGCATTGCTTGGAACTGATTTCCGTTGGTTGGTTGGTAAAAAAGGCTCGATCTACGGTCAATTTGTACTGGACGAATTTCTTACCAAATATCTTTTTAACGGAAGCAAATCGTGGACTAACAAGTACAGTTTGCAATTGGGAGGAAAATATGTAGATGCCTTTGGCATACCCAATCTGGATTTGCAGGCAGAATATAATCTGGTACGGCCTTATACTTATTCGCATAAAGACGGAGGCAGGAATTATGCCCATTACGGGCAATCACTCGCACATCCGTTAGGAGCTAACTTTAAAGAATTAATAGGAATATTACGTTATAAAGCCACATCCAGATTGTCAGCTTATGGTACATTGATGCTGGCAAAACAAGGCAAAGATCCGGATGCCTCAACCAATTATGGCGGTGATATTTTGAAAGGATATGAGACAAGAATCGGAGCAGCAGATCAAACTTTTCAACATAGAATTGGTGACGGAATTTTGGCAAATACTGTTTTCACTGATTTGCGGCTTACTTATTCCCTGGCCCATAATTTGTTTCTGGATGGCCGTTATCTGATACGAAATGTAAATTCGCCAAGTCCGCAATTTGCACAAAAGACAAATGTCTTTTCTTTTGCAATTAGATACAATGTAGCATACAGACAGCAAACGTTCTGA
- a CDS encoding helix-hairpin-helix domain-containing protein, giving the protein MLPFVSVEPKLLSIKQTLKNPTQHFLMLRSGKLLEQQKGFSEIDTTSRSTSRYQGKALYGYLRYRYARTGSYSFGLSLEKDSGEKWWDWKPGHQVFGTDFSSFHAQIMNRGKLKNLIIGDFQMQAGQGLIMAAGFSLGKGSEVIRTTYRSTLGLRPYTSVLEANFFRGIAATYAISKYIDITTFYSRTRRDASLDNISDNPDEIIISSLLISGYHRTQTERDKHGIIPEQNIGLHALYKMPSQRGQIGVTMLNTTYGSYLVKKDVAYNRFEFSGKQNLIVGLHGDYRWQNFHFFGEGALSQSGGAGGIGGLIAGLGKTFDFTLLLRHYDRNFHTFYGNAVSEATRPINESGSYWGLRYSPNRRWQFSGFYDNFRFPWLKFQINAPSVGHDFYMHVLWKRSKRFNAYALFHEKHKQHNQPGTGANMPPVGMTVRRTAMINVEYEVPLRFSIRTRLQGGDFGYLGSSRSKGFTVLQDITWRFPKLEFSGRIAFFATDNYDTRQYVYEKDMLYAFSLPAYYDRGTRHYLMMRYNLSKQLKVWLRWSQTRYTNLDTISSGLNEIKGKTRSELKMQLMYQF; this is encoded by the coding sequence TTGCTGCCATTTGTATCCGTTGAGCCTAAATTGTTATCAATCAAACAAACACTGAAAAATCCGACGCAGCACTTTCTCATGCTTCGTTCAGGCAAATTACTGGAACAGCAAAAAGGGTTTTCTGAAATTGATACCACATCGCGTTCTACTTCCCGCTATCAGGGAAAGGCGTTGTATGGCTATTTGAGATACCGGTATGCACGCACAGGGAGTTACAGCTTTGGCCTCAGCCTGGAAAAAGATTCAGGAGAAAAATGGTGGGATTGGAAACCCGGTCACCAGGTTTTCGGTACTGATTTCTCTTCTTTTCATGCACAAATCATGAACCGTGGAAAATTAAAAAACCTGATCATTGGTGATTTTCAAATGCAGGCCGGACAGGGATTAATCATGGCCGCTGGTTTTTCTTTGGGTAAAGGCTCAGAAGTTATCAGGACAACTTACCGCAGTACGCTGGGTTTAAGGCCTTACACTTCCGTATTGGAAGCTAATTTTTTCAGAGGAATTGCAGCAACTTATGCCATTTCCAAATATATTGACATCACCACTTTTTATTCCCGGACACGGCGCGACGCCAGTCTGGATAACATTTCTGATAATCCTGATGAAATAATTATTTCTTCATTACTTATTTCCGGTTACCACCGTACACAGACAGAAAGGGATAAACACGGAATTATTCCAGAGCAGAACATTGGTTTACACGCGCTTTATAAAATGCCTTCACAACGCGGGCAAATAGGTGTGACAATGCTTAATACAACATACGGATCTTATCTGGTAAAAAAAGATGTTGCTTATAATCGCTTCGAATTTTCAGGAAAGCAAAATCTTATTGTGGGTTTGCACGGAGATTACCGCTGGCAAAACTTTCATTTTTTTGGCGAAGGAGCACTCTCACAAAGCGGCGGAGCAGGAGGGATTGGCGGACTTATTGCAGGACTCGGAAAAACATTTGATTTTACCTTGCTGTTACGTCATTACGACCGTAATTTTCACACGTTTTATGGCAATGCAGTAAGTGAAGCCACGCGGCCTATTAATGAATCGGGCAGTTACTGGGGACTTCGTTATTCTCCAAACCGTCGCTGGCAGTTTAGCGGATTCTATGACAATTTTCGTTTCCCCTGGTTAAAATTCCAAATCAACGCACCATCGGTTGGCCATGATTTTTATATGCATGTTCTGTGGAAACGAAGTAAAAGATTTAATGCTTATGCCCTTTTTCATGAAAAACATAAACAACATAACCAGCCCGGAACAGGCGCCAATATGCCTCCGGTTGGTATGACTGTCCGCCGCACTGCCATGATCAATGTAGAGTACGAAGTTCCGCTTCGTTTTTCCATACGTACCAGGTTACAAGGTGGTGATTTTGGCTATTTGGGCAGTTCCAGATCAAAAGGTTTTACAGTTTTACAGGATATAACATGGCGCTTCCCAAAACTGGAATTTAGTGGCAGAATTGCTTTTTTTGCAACCGATAACTACGATACCCGGCAATATGTTTATGAAAAAGATATGTTGTACGCTTTCTCTTTACCGGCCTATTATGACAGAGGAACACGCCATTATTTAATGATGCGTTACAACTTATCGAAACAATTAAAGGTTTGGCTGCGTTGGTCACAAACACGGTACACGAATCTGGATACCATCAGTTCCGGATTGAACGAGATTAAAGGAAAAACACGGAGCGAACTGAAAATGCAGCTGATGTACCAGTTTTGA
- the upp gene encoding uracil phosphoribosyltransferase, giving the protein MFLLSQKPSIADHYLAELRDVNIQKDRMRFRRNLERIGELLAYEISKSLTFRSGKVETPLGMAPSRYLLQPVVLATILRAGLPLHQGFLNIFDEADNAFIGAYRGHNIGDEEDFEVEMDYITSPDLTGKTLILVDPMLATGRSLEKVYHALLRFGIPAQTHIAAAIASPEGVNFLQKRIPQCRLWLGALDQKLNEQFYIVPGLGDAGDLAFGEK; this is encoded by the coding sequence ATGTTTTTACTTTCCCAAAAACCTTCCATCGCCGATCATTATCTTGCAGAACTGCGTGACGTCAACATTCAGAAAGACAGGATGAGATTTCGCAGGAACCTGGAAAGAATAGGAGAATTACTTGCCTATGAAATTTCCAAATCCCTTACATTCCGTTCCGGAAAAGTTGAGACGCCGTTAGGGATGGCTCCGTCACGTTATTTATTACAGCCCGTTGTTCTTGCTACTATTTTACGCGCAGGGCTTCCGTTGCATCAGGGTTTTTTGAATATTTTTGATGAAGCTGATAATGCCTTTATAGGTGCATATCGTGGGCATAATATTGGGGATGAAGAAGATTTTGAGGTAGAAATGGACTACATTACCAGTCCGGATCTGACAGGGAAAACATTGATTTTAGTGGATCCGATGCTTGCCACAGGGCGTTCACTGGAAAAGGTTTACCATGCATTATTACGGTTTGGCATACCGGCCCAAACGCATATTGCTGCTGCCATAGCCAGCCCGGAAGGTGTTAATTTTTTACAAAAAAGAATTCCGCAATGCAGGCTTTGGCTTGGAGCACTGGATCAAAAATTAAACGAACAATTTTATATCGTACCTGGCCTGGGTGATGCAGGAGATCTTGCATTTGGCGAAAAGTAG